One region of Lathamus discolor isolate bLatDis1 chromosome 2, bLatDis1.hap1, whole genome shotgun sequence genomic DNA includes:
- the ACTR3B gene encoding actin-related protein 3B isoform X3, with product MKGVDDLDFFIGDEAIDKPTYATKWPIRHGIVEDWDLMERFMEQVIFKYLRAEPEDHYFLMTEPPLNTPENREYLAEIMFESFNIPGLYIAVQAVLALAASWTSRQVGERTLTGIVIDSGDGVTHVIPVAEGYVIGSCIKHIPIAGRDITYFIQQLLREREVGIPPEQSLETAKAIKEKYCYICPDIVKEFSKYDGDPRKWIKQYTGINAINKTKFVIDVGYERFLGPEIFFHPEFANPDFMESISDVVDEVIQNCPIDVRRPLYKNVVLSGGSTMFRDFGRRLQRDLKRVVDARLRLSEELSGGRIKPKPVEVQVITHHMQRYAVWFGGSMLASTSFSKYVTPRKTMKSTALVFVVIILFLESCHNARLMETRSLISCWRRNSCNAEEGSRYCKY from the exons TGGCCTATACGACATGGTATTGTTGAAGACTGGGACCTCATGGAGAGATTCATGGAGCAGGTCATTTTTAAATACCTACGAGCTGAACCTGAGGATCACTATTTTTTAATG acAGAGCCTCCTCTGAACACTCCAGAAAACAGAGAGTATCTCGCAGAAATCATGTTTGAATCATTTAACATACCAGGACTTTACATTGCTGTTCAG GCAGTGTTGGCCTTAGCTGCCTCTTGGACATCACGACAGGTTGGAGAACGCACTTTGACTGGAATTGTCATCGACAGTGGTGATGGAGTGACCCACGTAATCCCTGTG GCAGAAGGCTATGTAATTGGAAGTTGCATCAAACATATTCCTATTGCAGGTAGAGATATTACATACTTTATTCAACAGCTCCTAAGGGAAAGGGAGGTGGGAATTCCTCCTGAACAATCTCTGGAGACAGCAAAAGCCATAAAG GAGAAATACTGTTACATTTGCCCTGACATAGTGAAAGAATTTTCTAAGTATGATGGAGATCCTCGAAAATGGATCAAACAGTATACTGGCATCAATGCAATCAACAAAACCAAGTTTGTTATAGATGTCGGTTATGAAAGGTTCCTTGGACCTGAAATTTTCTTTCATCCCGAG TTTGCTAATCCTGATTTTATGGAATCCATTTCGGATGTAGTTGATGAAGTTATCCAAAACTGTCCCATTGATGTCCGGCGTCCATTATATAAG AATGTGGTTCTCTCAGGAGGATCCACGATGTTCAGGGACTTTGGACGACGACTGCAAAGGGATTTGAAAAGAGTAGTGGATGCGAGATTGCGACTTAGTGAGGAACTCAGTGGTGGTCGGATAAAA CCCAAACCAGTTGAAGTTCAAGTGATAACGCATCATATGCAGCGTTACGCAGTTTGGTTTGGTGGTTCCATGCTGGCTTCAACA AGTTTTTCCAAGTATGTCACACCAAGAAAGACTATGAAGAGTACGGCCCTAGTATTTGTCGTCATAATCCTGTTTTTGGAGTCATGTCATAATGCTCGTCTAATGGAAACAAGATCTCTGATATCTTGCTGGCGAAGAAACTCATGTAatgcagaggaaggcagcagatACTGTAAATACTGA